The Mycolicibacterium boenickei genome has a segment encoding these proteins:
- a CDS encoding flavin-containing monooxygenase encodes MQRSLPRTAIIGAGISGLTAGKMLKDYRVPYTTFEASDRIGGNWAFGNPNGHSSAYRSLHIDTSKHRLSFKDFPVPEHFPSFPHHSDIKCYLDAYANAFGLLENIEFDNGVVHAARADDGGWEIEDQTGARREFDLLVVANGHHWDPRLPEFPGTFTGEEIHSHHYIDPKEPLELTGKRILVVGIGNSAADITVELSSKSLQNKVTLSTRSSAWIVPKYIAGQPGDKYFRTNPYLPLSWQRKLVQLIGPMLGTDPTMYGLPAPNHKLFEAHPTQSVELPLRLGSGDVIPKPNVSRLDGATVHFEDGTTDDFDAIVYATGYNITFPFFDRDVVSAPGNHIRLYKRMFKPGMDDLVFMGFAQAIPTLFPFVECQSRLLAAYAVGRYALPPVPEMERVIDADQKLHGGHCTDRPRHTQQVDYFYYEHDIRTRELPAGAERAAAAGLPTVAGVTV; translated from the coding sequence TTGCAGCGTTCACTGCCGCGGACCGCGATCATCGGCGCGGGCATCAGCGGGCTCACCGCCGGGAAGATGCTCAAGGATTACCGGGTGCCGTACACGACGTTCGAGGCGTCGGACCGGATCGGTGGCAACTGGGCCTTCGGCAACCCGAACGGGCACAGCAGTGCGTACCGATCCCTGCACATCGACACCAGCAAGCATCGGTTGTCGTTCAAGGACTTTCCGGTCCCCGAGCACTTCCCGTCCTTCCCGCACCACTCCGACATCAAGTGCTATCTGGACGCCTACGCGAACGCCTTCGGGTTGTTGGAGAACATCGAGTTCGACAATGGCGTGGTGCACGCGGCCCGGGCCGACGACGGCGGGTGGGAGATCGAGGATCAGACCGGCGCCCGGCGCGAGTTCGATCTGCTGGTTGTCGCCAACGGTCACCACTGGGACCCGCGACTGCCGGAGTTTCCCGGGACATTCACCGGTGAGGAGATCCATTCCCACCACTACATCGACCCCAAGGAACCGCTCGAGCTGACCGGCAAGCGGATTCTGGTGGTGGGCATCGGGAACAGTGCAGCCGACATCACCGTGGAGTTGTCGTCCAAGTCGCTCCAGAACAAGGTCACGCTGTCCACCCGCTCGAGCGCCTGGATCGTGCCGAAATACATTGCGGGACAACCCGGTGACAAGTATTTCCGGACCAATCCGTATCTGCCGTTGTCGTGGCAGCGCAAGCTGGTCCAGCTGATCGGGCCGATGCTCGGCACCGATCCGACGATGTACGGGTTGCCCGCGCCGAATCACAAGCTCTTCGAAGCCCACCCGACGCAGTCGGTGGAGTTGCCGCTGCGGCTGGGCTCCGGTGACGTCATCCCGAAGCCGAATGTGTCCCGTTTGGACGGCGCCACCGTGCATTTCGAGGACGGGACCACCGACGACTTCGACGCGATCGTCTACGCGACGGGCTACAACATCACCTTCCCGTTCTTCGACCGGGACGTCGTCAGCGCTCCCGGCAACCACATCCGGCTGTACAAGCGGATGTTCAAGCCCGGGATGGACGATCTGGTGTTCATGGGTTTCGCGCAGGCGATTCCGACACTGTTCCCCTTCGTGGAATGCCAGTCCCGGTTGTTGGCCGCCTACGCGGTCGGACGCTACGCGCTGCCGCCGGTGCCCGAGATGGAGCGGGTGATCGATGCCGATCAAAAGCTGCACGGTGGGCACTGCACCGACCGGCCCCGGCACACCCAGCAGGTGGACTACTTCTATTACGAGCACGACATCCGCACGCGCGAATTGCCGGCCGGAGCTGAACGCGCCGCGGCGGCCGGGCTGCCGACGGTCGCCGGGGTGACGGTATGA
- a CDS encoding MaoC family dehydratase, translating into MKIFNGLDEFVAAKGSELGPTEWMEVTQERVNLFADATDDHQWIHVDPEKAAGGPFGGTIAHGLLTLSLLPHFTHQLYRVDNVKLAVNYGYNKVRFITPVRVGSKVRALAAITDVAQLDGAVQATMTVTVEIEGSEKPAAVAESIVRFIG; encoded by the coding sequence GTGAAAATCTTCAATGGTCTTGACGAGTTCGTGGCGGCAAAGGGCAGCGAGCTGGGCCCCACCGAGTGGATGGAGGTCACCCAGGAGCGGGTGAATCTGTTCGCCGACGCCACCGATGACCATCAGTGGATTCACGTCGATCCGGAGAAGGCGGCAGGAGGACCGTTCGGCGGGACCATCGCGCACGGCCTGCTGACGCTGTCGCTGCTGCCGCATTTCACCCATCAGCTCTACCGCGTCGACAACGTCAAGTTGGCGGTCAACTACGGCTACAACAAGGTTCGGTTCATCACCCCGGTTCGGGTCGGGTCGAAGGTGCGTGCGCTTGCGGCGATCACCGACGTCGCCCAGCTGGACGGCGCGGTGCAGGCGACCATGACCGTCACCGTCGAGATCGAGGGTTCGGAGAAGCCCGCCGCGGTCGCCGAGTCGATCGTCCGCTTCATCGGCTGA
- the purU gene encoding formyltetrahydrofolate deformylase, whose protein sequence is MTQEYPKASTLPVHDVGRLLLRCADRPGLVAAISGFLTGAGANIVSLDQHSTEQSGGTFMQRTIFHLPGLAAVRDELERDFRRRVAEPFEMDFRLTEAAKPKRVALMASREDHCLLDLLWRNRRGELDMSVVMVISNHPDLADQVRAFGVPFLYVPATRENRPEAEQRILDLLRGNVDLVVLARYMQILTPEFLEAVGCPLINIHHSFLPAFIGAAPYRRAKERGVKLVGATAHYVTGDLDEGPIIEQDVVRVDHRHSVGDLVRLGADVERLVLSRAVLWHCEDRVIRFGNQTVVF, encoded by the coding sequence ATGACTCAGGAGTATCCGAAAGCGTCCACCCTGCCGGTCCACGATGTCGGCAGGCTGCTGCTGCGTTGCGCGGACCGGCCCGGCCTGGTCGCGGCGATCAGCGGCTTCCTCACCGGTGCCGGCGCCAACATCGTGTCGCTGGATCAGCACTCCACCGAGCAGTCCGGCGGCACCTTCATGCAACGCACGATCTTCCATCTGCCGGGCCTGGCCGCGGTGCGGGACGAACTCGAGCGGGATTTCCGGCGACGGGTAGCCGAGCCGTTCGAGATGGACTTCCGCCTGACGGAGGCCGCCAAGCCGAAACGGGTGGCGCTGATGGCCTCCCGCGAGGATCACTGTCTGCTGGATCTGTTGTGGCGCAACCGGCGCGGTGAACTCGACATGTCGGTCGTCATGGTCATCTCGAACCATCCCGACCTCGCCGATCAGGTGCGCGCGTTCGGTGTGCCGTTTCTGTATGTCCCCGCGACCCGGGAGAACCGGCCCGAAGCCGAGCAGCGGATCCTGGACTTGTTGCGCGGGAACGTCGATCTGGTGGTGCTGGCCCGGTACATGCAGATCCTCACGCCCGAGTTTCTCGAGGCCGTGGGCTGCCCGCTGATCAACATCCACCATTCCTTCCTGCCGGCGTTCATCGGTGCGGCTCCCTACCGCAGGGCCAAGGAACGGGGGGTCAAGTTGGTCGGTGCGACAGCGCATTACGTGACCGGCGACCTCGATGAGGGACCCATCATCGAGCAGGACGTGGTCCGGGTGGATCACCGCCACTCGGTCGGTGACCTGGTGCGGTTGGGTGCGGACGTGGAGCGGTTGGTGTTGTCCCGTGCGGTGCTGTGGCACTGTGAGGACCGCGTAATCCGGTTCGGGAATCAGACCGTAGTCTTCTGA
- a CDS encoding Rv1355c family protein, whose translation MTQEIPLTSNENSKLTELNDADQHRAIFIDDQFTLDQLRADPRITVIDECGEQQSALRTLVPAVGQELLDEPTRWAYYPWRRSLVHILGPAAFGRLRLDRNRNLVTADEQRRLSQLKIGVIGLSVGHAIAHNLATEGLCGEIHLTDFDELELANLNRVPGTVFDLGLNKAVVAARRIAEIDPYIRVHIDRNGAAAESIDAFLRGLDVVVEECDSLDAKVLVREAARAHRLPVLMTTGDRGLLDVERFDLEPARPVLHGLLGDIAARDLAGLSSKDKVPYVLRILDAPQLSPRMAASLVEVGKTLSTWPQLASEVVLGATVVANAVRRIGLGEPMPSGRIRVDVADALDRIGDPLGKAPAPAPAPRPAETHAEPAGIADILTDAATRAPSGGNVQPWQIEASDDRINLRLATKYTTAMDVGYRGSAVALGAAAFNARVAAAAHGLTGRLRWSRGDEGTPLYGIAEFSVGSAPELAALYEPMLARETNRLRGTATPIAADVLDGLRAAARGEGAKLTILDDRAEIETAARLLAAADRIRYLTPTLHREMMSELRWPGDSDPDTGIDVTTLGLDPADLVILDILRRPEVMANLADWDVGTALGDDTYERVTSSSALAVVSIRGRRLTDYAVAGSAVEAVWVDAQRRGLAVQPVSPVFLYAHDDRDRQELSPGHADALRDLQYAFRRLTTTERDESQALVLRLSYAPRPTVRSRRRAHTGSTLRYG comes from the coding sequence ATGACCCAAGAAATCCCGCTCACAAGCAATGAGAATTCCAAATTGACCGAACTCAACGACGCCGATCAGCATCGCGCGATCTTCATCGACGACCAATTCACCCTCGACCAGCTCCGCGCGGACCCACGTATCACCGTCATCGATGAATGCGGCGAGCAGCAGTCCGCACTGCGTACCCTCGTCCCCGCGGTCGGCCAGGAATTGCTCGACGAGCCGACCCGGTGGGCTTATTACCCGTGGCGTCGGAGCCTGGTCCACATTCTGGGGCCTGCCGCCTTCGGCCGGTTACGGCTGGATCGCAACCGCAACCTCGTCACCGCCGATGAGCAGCGACGACTGTCGCAGCTGAAGATCGGCGTCATCGGGCTCAGCGTGGGCCACGCCATCGCCCACAACCTCGCCACCGAGGGACTGTGCGGCGAGATCCATCTGACCGACTTCGACGAGCTCGAGTTGGCGAACCTCAACCGGGTCCCGGGCACCGTGTTCGACCTGGGGTTGAACAAGGCGGTGGTGGCAGCACGCAGGATTGCCGAGATCGACCCGTACATCAGGGTGCACATCGACCGCAATGGTGCCGCCGCCGAATCCATCGACGCCTTTCTGCGCGGGCTCGATGTCGTCGTCGAGGAATGCGACTCGCTCGACGCGAAAGTCCTTGTCCGGGAGGCGGCCCGGGCCCACCGGCTGCCGGTGTTGATGACCACGGGCGACCGTGGACTTCTCGACGTCGAACGGTTCGACCTGGAACCCGCGCGGCCGGTGCTTCACGGTCTGCTCGGCGACATCGCCGCACGAGACCTGGCCGGGCTCAGCAGCAAGGACAAGGTTCCGTATGTTCTGCGCATTCTCGACGCGCCCCAGCTCTCACCTCGCATGGCGGCCTCGCTGGTCGAGGTCGGCAAGACCTTGAGCACCTGGCCCCAACTCGCCTCCGAGGTCGTTCTCGGGGCGACCGTCGTGGCCAATGCCGTGCGGCGCATCGGTCTGGGTGAGCCGATGCCGTCGGGGCGGATTCGTGTCGACGTCGCCGACGCGCTGGACCGCATCGGCGATCCTCTCGGCAAGGCGCCCGCACCGGCACCTGCGCCCCGCCCCGCTGAAACGCACGCCGAGCCGGCCGGGATCGCCGACATCCTGACCGACGCGGCGACCCGCGCACCCTCGGGCGGCAACGTCCAGCCGTGGCAGATCGAGGCGAGCGACGATCGGATCAACCTCCGGTTGGCGACGAAGTACACCACGGCGATGGACGTCGGGTACCGCGGCAGCGCGGTGGCACTCGGTGCGGCCGCGTTCAACGCGCGGGTCGCCGCGGCTGCCCACGGCCTGACCGGCCGGCTGCGGTGGTCCCGCGGCGACGAAGGCACGCCGTTGTACGGGATCGCGGAATTCTCGGTGGGTAGCGCACCGGAGTTGGCCGCTCTCTACGAGCCGATGCTGGCCCGGGAGACCAACCGGCTCCGCGGGACGGCGACGCCGATCGCTGCCGACGTGCTCGACGGGTTGCGGGCCGCCGCCCGTGGCGAGGGCGCCAAACTGACGATCCTCGATGATCGGGCCGAGATCGAAACCGCCGCACGCCTGCTCGCGGCGGCGGATCGGATCCGCTACCTGACCCCGACGCTGCACCGCGAGATGATGTCGGAGCTCCGGTGGCCCGGTGATTCAGACCCCGACACCGGTATCGACGTCACGACGCTCGGGTTGGACCCGGCGGACCTGGTGATACTCGACATCCTGCGCCGGCCCGAGGTGATGGCGAACCTCGCCGACTGGGACGTCGGCACGGCACTCGGCGACGACACCTACGAGCGGGTGACGTCGAGTTCGGCACTGGCGGTCGTCTCGATCCGGGGCCGCCGACTCACCGACTACGCCGTGGCCGGATCTGCGGTGGAGGCCGTCTGGGTCGACGCCCAGCGCCGCGGCCTGGCCGTTCAACCCGTGTCGCCGGTGTTCCTCTACGCCCACGACGACCGGGACCGCCAGGAACTCTCTCCTGGTCACGCCGATGCGCTACGCGACCTGCAGTACGCTTTTCGCAGGTTGACCACCACCGAGCGCGACGAGTCACAAGCGCTGGTGCTCAGGTTGTCCTATGCGCCGCGCCCGACCGTACGCAGCCGGCGCCGAGCCCATACGGGTTCGACGCTGCGGTACGGCTGA
- a CDS encoding putative bifunctional diguanylate cyclase/phosphodiesterase encodes MAVDAATSVTVSQQVLAELVSFFDVDVSFLRHNDHEAHATRLVAEWPPRPPDTQTDPIAVIHFADADPVFAMAEHLKEPAVFRPEPATDDYQRTIEAGRHIASTSMACVPLLSGDITTGVLGFVKFGDREWLPAELNALKAIASLFAQVQARIEAEDRLRYLADHDHLTGLHNRRALMAHLEARLAPGQPGPVVVMFFDLDRLKAINDYLGHTAGDAFISILAERLQRGDDSPKLIARLGGDEFVVVPAASMTAEAATALAYRLQSVLRERVTIDGEMLTRTVSIGLAQGIPGRDSTSDLLNRADHAVLTAKNSGGNRVAVFSDAMAMEIDFRNDIELHLQSVIESGALVLHYLPEIDMRTGEVLAAEALVRWQHPTRGLLSPDSFIGVAESINLAGELGRWVLRTACAEFARWRSNGVGRNIVLRINVSPVQLVTDGFVASVAGIMKEFRLPRGSVCLEITESIVVQDIETTRSTLTGLHKVGVQVAIDDFGTGYSALSLLKSLPVDTLKIDRSFVAGLGSDPGDLPIVRAVIALAGAFGLQLVAEGVETERAALTLLRHGCYRAQGFLLSKPILGHEMAALLAKGRVPVHFSAAPRT; translated from the coding sequence ATGGCGGTCGACGCCGCGACCTCGGTCACGGTGAGCCAGCAGGTGCTCGCCGAGCTGGTCTCGTTCTTCGACGTGGACGTGAGCTTCCTGCGGCACAACGATCACGAGGCACACGCGACACGGTTGGTGGCCGAGTGGCCGCCGCGCCCACCGGACACTCAGACCGACCCGATCGCGGTCATCCACTTCGCCGATGCCGATCCGGTGTTCGCGATGGCCGAACACCTCAAGGAGCCGGCGGTGTTCCGTCCGGAGCCGGCCACCGACGACTACCAGCGCACGATCGAGGCGGGACGGCACATCGCGAGCACGTCGATGGCCTGTGTGCCGCTGCTGTCCGGCGACATCACCACCGGCGTCCTGGGGTTCGTCAAATTCGGCGACCGCGAGTGGCTACCCGCAGAGCTCAATGCACTCAAGGCCATTGCCTCGTTGTTCGCCCAGGTGCAGGCCCGCATCGAGGCCGAGGACCGGCTGCGCTACCTGGCCGATCACGACCATCTCACCGGGCTGCACAACCGCAGGGCGCTCATGGCCCATCTGGAGGCCCGGCTGGCTCCCGGCCAGCCCGGCCCGGTTGTGGTGATGTTCTTCGACCTGGACCGGCTCAAGGCGATCAACGACTATCTGGGCCACACCGCCGGTGATGCCTTCATCAGCATCCTGGCCGAACGGTTGCAACGCGGGGACGACTCACCCAAGCTCATCGCGCGACTCGGCGGCGACGAGTTCGTCGTGGTGCCCGCGGCGTCGATGACGGCCGAGGCGGCCACCGCGTTGGCCTACCGACTCCAGTCGGTGCTGCGCGAGCGGGTGACCATCGACGGGGAGATGCTCACCCGTACCGTCAGCATCGGTCTGGCCCAAGGCATTCCGGGCCGCGACTCCACCTCGGATCTGCTCAACCGGGCCGATCACGCGGTGCTCACCGCGAAGAACTCCGGCGGCAACCGGGTAGCGGTGTTCTCCGATGCGATGGCGATGGAGATCGACTTCCGCAACGACATCGAGCTGCACCTGCAGAGCGTGATCGAGAGCGGCGCGCTGGTGCTGCACTACCTGCCCGAGATCGACATGCGGACGGGCGAGGTGCTGGCGGCCGAGGCTCTGGTGCGCTGGCAGCATCCGACGCGCGGCCTGCTGTCCCCCGATTCGTTCATCGGGGTGGCCGAATCCATAAACCTGGCAGGCGAGCTGGGCCGCTGGGTGCTGCGGACCGCGTGCGCCGAGTTCGCCCGATGGCGGTCCAACGGCGTCGGCCGCAACATCGTGCTGCGGATCAATGTGTCCCCGGTGCAATTGGTGACGGACGGATTCGTCGCCTCGGTGGCCGGCATCATGAAGGAATTCCGCCTGCCTCGCGGGTCGGTCTGCCTTGAGATCACCGAGAGCATCGTCGTGCAGGACATCGAAACCACCCGCTCGACGTTGACCGGCCTGCACAAGGTGGGCGTGCAGGTGGCCATCGACGACTTCGGCACCGGCTACAGTGCGCTGTCGCTGCTCAAGTCACTCCCGGTGGACACCCTCAAGATCGACCGGAGCTTTGTCGCCGGACTCGGGTCAGACCCGGGCGACCTGCCGATCGTGCGCGCGGTGATTGCCCTGGCCGGGGCCTTCGGCCTGCAGCTGGTCGCAGAAGGCGTGGAGACGGAACGGGCCGCGCTGACGCTGTTGCGGCACGGCTGCTACCGCGCTCAGGGCTTCTTGCTGTCCAAGCCGATCCTCGGACACGAGATGGCCGCGCTACTGGCCAAAGGGCGGGTGCCCGTGCATTTCTCAGCCGCGCCGCGCACGTGA
- a CDS encoding FAD-binding protein: MWDDEVDVVCCGSGFGALAAAVAAADAGLDVHLITPGTAGRTQSVTSGVETPWLGAGIEDPETRDYLDALSADLQPVDDADYDSALTVRPVSDWTPVSGRGRIAPFYGARLQDWAQDCLTSPYGVLYTRLADRGTTSMKTRAGEEIQVKVLGTMNVESEAGAVSALGDWLSAQALDKQIHTLDRGTLQRIVFEEGEVLGAVIDTADGPLALRARHGVALSTEPRGGAPAAPDGQVIEPGKPLQIGLVGYSASRFGRVELLDHQPDSGRSDYCRAGGAHDSPRESYRSRARRG; encoded by the coding sequence ATGTGGGATGACGAAGTCGACGTCGTTTGCTGTGGCTCGGGCTTCGGAGCGCTGGCCGCAGCTGTTGCGGCGGCGGATGCCGGGCTCGACGTGCACCTGATCACCCCGGGGACTGCGGGCCGCACCCAATCGGTGACATCCGGTGTCGAGACACCGTGGTTGGGCGCTGGCATCGAGGATCCCGAGACCCGGGACTACCTCGACGCGTTGTCGGCGGATCTGCAGCCGGTCGACGATGCCGACTACGACAGCGCTCTGACGGTTCGGCCGGTGAGCGATTGGACCCCGGTTTCCGGACGCGGCCGGATCGCGCCTTTCTATGGCGCCCGGCTCCAGGACTGGGCGCAGGACTGCCTGACATCCCCCTACGGCGTGCTCTACACCCGGTTGGCGGACCGGGGCACAACCTCGATGAAGACCCGCGCCGGCGAGGAGATCCAGGTCAAGGTGCTCGGGACGATGAACGTCGAGAGCGAGGCCGGGGCCGTCTCCGCGCTCGGTGACTGGCTGTCGGCGCAGGCACTCGACAAGCAGATCCACACCCTGGACCGGGGCACGCTGCAACGCATCGTGTTCGAGGAGGGCGAGGTTCTCGGGGCCGTCATCGACACCGCCGACGGTCCGCTGGCGCTGCGGGCGCGCCATGGCGTGGCGCTCTCGACCGAACCCCGTGGCGGGGCACCGGCGGCGCCGGACGGTCAGGTCATCGAGCCGGGAAAGCCCCTTCAGATCGGCCTGGTCGGCTACAGCGCGAGCAGGTTCGGTCGTGTCGAACTGCTCGACCATCAGCCGGACTCCGGACGGTCGGACTACTGCCGAGCCGGGGGAGCGCACGATTCACCGCGTGAGTCGTATCGATCACGTGCGCGGCGCGGCTGA
- a CDS encoding TetR/AcrR family transcriptional regulator, with translation MTEQLDRRAELTRLQILQAAARQFAHTPYSLVSLDDILADAAVTKGALYFHFRSKHALAVSIVEHRTARGTQAVEDVLARNLSGAETLIDLSCLVAAEDIGDPMARACLNLVESIGRTDGLGRRALDAWVQGFAGIAKRAIGEGDFTADSDPETIARLLVSIYLGVRQTSDLDDPPRFLTDLEHSWRLALPGFVEPERLAYLKQFIRRRTAVGVKKVVPLHPHSPDAAPDAAVGRA, from the coding sequence GTGACTGAGCAGCTCGACCGACGAGCAGAGCTGACCCGTCTCCAGATCCTGCAGGCGGCGGCGCGCCAGTTCGCTCACACGCCATACAGCCTGGTCAGCCTCGACGACATCCTGGCCGACGCCGCGGTGACCAAGGGTGCGCTGTACTTCCACTTCCGGTCCAAGCACGCGCTGGCGGTATCGATCGTCGAGCACCGCACCGCGCGGGGCACCCAGGCTGTCGAGGACGTTCTGGCTCGCAATCTGTCCGGAGCCGAGACCTTGATCGACCTCTCCTGCCTGGTGGCCGCCGAAGACATCGGCGACCCGATGGCCCGGGCATGCCTGAACCTGGTCGAATCCATCGGTCGGACCGACGGCCTGGGTCGCCGGGCGCTCGATGCGTGGGTGCAGGGTTTCGCAGGCATCGCCAAACGTGCCATCGGCGAGGGCGATTTCACCGCCGACAGCGACCCGGAAACGATCGCCCGGTTGTTGGTGTCGATCTATCTCGGGGTGCGCCAGACCAGCGACCTCGACGATCCCCCGCGTTTCCTCACCGACCTCGAGCACAGCTGGCGGCTGGCGCTGCCCGGATTCGTCGAACCCGAGCGGCTCGCCTACCTCAAGCAGTTCATCCGGCGCCGCACCGCGGTGGGCGTCAAGAAGGTCGTGCCCCTGCACCCGCACTCGCCGGACGCCGCACCCGACGCAGCCGTCGGGCGGGCCTGA
- a CDS encoding ScbR family autoregulator-binding transcription factor, which yields MARQARSELTRQKIINAAVDLFSEHGYPATGLGDIIARAEMTKGALYYHFGSKESLAEAIISDGGTAMLGAFRAIAESSSPALENTIHGLFVVADFARSDKVAQIGMQLLRTFSGINAAATRVYTSWLDELRDQLTQAADEGDLRDSLDIAGAAEVILGSMLGAEALSRANATGTDLRERVAATWDLLLPSIVNGESLDYFREFLARESLRRAPAAG from the coding sequence ATGGCGCGCCAGGCGCGGTCCGAACTGACCCGGCAGAAGATCATCAACGCCGCCGTCGACCTGTTCAGCGAGCACGGCTACCCGGCAACCGGGCTGGGTGACATCATCGCGCGGGCCGAGATGACCAAGGGCGCCCTCTACTACCACTTCGGCTCGAAGGAATCGCTGGCCGAGGCGATCATCAGTGACGGCGGCACCGCGATGCTGGGCGCCTTCCGCGCCATCGCCGAATCCTCTTCGCCGGCTTTGGAAAACACCATCCACGGGTTGTTCGTGGTGGCCGATTTCGCCCGTTCGGACAAGGTCGCACAGATCGGCATGCAGTTGCTGCGGACGTTCAGTGGCATCAACGCCGCCGCCACCCGCGTCTACACGAGCTGGCTCGATGAGCTCAGGGATCAGTTGACCCAGGCCGCCGACGAAGGCGACCTACGAGACAGCCTCGACATCGCCGGCGCGGCCGAGGTGATCCTGGGGTCCATGCTGGGCGCCGAGGCCCTCTCCCGGGCGAACGCCACCGGCACCGACTTGCGCGAACGGGTAGCCGCCACGTGGGACCTGTTGCTGCCCTCGATCGTGAACGGCGAATCGCTGGATTACTTCCGCGAGTTCCTGGCCCGCGAATCACTGCGCCGAGCCCCGGCCGCGGGATAG
- a CDS encoding PAS domain S-box protein — MALLQNIPALVVLERFPVPVLAIAEDGTILFANTAFGEMVGRDTDAVKSMKFAEVFHSLPADESAVSVMRANAGLLVDLVHDDGSIVRARMSKSALLRGDDPVALATFQDLTERLWAEEL; from the coding sequence ATGGCACTGCTGCAGAACATTCCTGCGCTGGTGGTGCTGGAGCGGTTCCCGGTGCCGGTGTTGGCAATCGCCGAAGACGGCACGATCCTCTTCGCCAACACCGCTTTCGGCGAGATGGTCGGCCGCGACACCGATGCGGTCAAGAGCATGAAGTTTGCTGAGGTGTTCCACTCGCTGCCGGCCGACGAGTCGGCGGTCTCGGTGATGCGGGCCAATGCGGGGCTGCTGGTCGACCTGGTTCACGACGACGGCTCGATCGTGCGGGCGCGGATGAGCAAGTCGGCATTGCTGCGCGGCGACGATCCGGTGGCGCTGGCGACGTTCCAGGACCTCACCGAACGGTTGTGGGCCGAAGAACTGTAG
- a CDS encoding acyl-CoA dehydrogenase family protein — protein sequence MDLKWSTTDQEFRDEVRDFLAKNLTPELRRAGQLMTSVYADHDASMAWQKILHERGWAAPAWPVEHGGCDWSLTQHYIFSRESTLAGAPSLSPMGIRMVAHAIIKFGTQAQKDYFLPGILTGEVFFCQGYSEPEAGSDLAALSMAAVSDGDDLVCTGSKIWTTHAQEANWMFALVRTTRGAKKQQGITFVLIDMTSPGIEIRPLVMTSGEEVQNQVFFDEVRVPKSNVIGRIDDGWTVAKYLLEFERGGGANAPALQVLGDEISEVAAEMPGPNGGRLIDDAAFSRRLADARLRTDVLEILEYQVLAAVADGGHPGTASSMLKILSTELSQTLTELSMEAAGPLARAYQPHATFPGGPVAEYEPPADGYHSGAPWQAVAPLRYFNDRAGSIYAGSNEIQRNILAKAELGL from the coding sequence ATGGACCTGAAGTGGTCGACGACCGACCAGGAATTCCGCGACGAGGTGCGCGACTTTCTCGCCAAGAATCTGACGCCCGAGCTCCGGCGTGCCGGCCAGCTGATGACCAGCGTGTATGCCGATCACGACGCCAGCATGGCGTGGCAGAAGATCCTCCACGAGCGTGGCTGGGCTGCCCCGGCGTGGCCGGTGGAACACGGCGGCTGCGACTGGAGCCTCACGCAGCACTACATCTTCAGCCGTGAATCGACGCTGGCCGGCGCCCCGTCGTTGTCACCCATGGGCATCCGGATGGTGGCCCACGCGATCATCAAATTCGGGACGCAGGCGCAGAAGGACTATTTCCTGCCCGGCATCCTGACCGGCGAGGTGTTCTTCTGCCAGGGCTACTCCGAGCCCGAGGCCGGCTCGGACCTGGCCGCGCTTTCCATGGCGGCGGTGTCCGATGGAGACGACCTCGTCTGCACCGGCAGCAAGATCTGGACCACCCACGCCCAGGAAGCCAACTGGATGTTCGCGCTCGTGCGCACCACGCGCGGCGCCAAGAAGCAGCAGGGCATCACGTTCGTCCTGATCGACATGACCTCCCCCGGCATCGAAATCCGGCCACTGGTCATGACTTCCGGCGAAGAGGTACAGAACCAGGTCTTCTTCGACGAGGTCCGGGTCCCGAAGTCGAACGTGATCGGCAGGATCGACGATGGCTGGACGGTTGCCAAGTATCTGCTGGAGTTCGAGCGCGGCGGGGGTGCCAACGCGCCGGCATTGCAGGTGCTCGGCGACGAAATCTCCGAGGTTGCCGCCGAAATGCCCGGACCCAACGGCGGCAGGCTGATCGACGACGCGGCCTTCAGCCGCAGGCTCGCCGACGCCCGTCTGCGCACCGATGTACTGGAAATCCTGGAGTACCAGGTGCTGGCCGCGGTCGCCGACGGGGGCCATCCCGGCACGGCATCGTCGATGCTCAAGATCTTGAGCACCGAACTGAGCCAAACCCTGACCGAGCTGTCCATGGAGGCCGCGGGCCCGCTCGCCCGCGCCTACCAGCCGCACGCCACCTTCCCGGGCGGCCCGGTGGCCGAGTACGAACCGCCTGCCGACGGCTATCACAGCGGCGCACCGTGGCAGGCGGTCGCTCCGCTGCGCTACTTCAATGACCGGGCGGGCTCGATCTACGCCGGAAGCAACGAGATTCAGCGAAACATCCTCGCCAAGGCAGAACTGGGGCTCTAG